In Sphingomonas panacisoli, one genomic interval encodes:
- a CDS encoding HpcH/HpaI aldolase/citrate lyase family protein, with translation MSDFRPRRSVLFLPASNARAMEKARGLAADVVILDLEDAVAPDAKAAARDAAVAAAREGFGARECVIRINADDGDDVAAVASSEADAVLVPKVRSASDVARYRAALGDKPLWLMIETCEALGRLQDIADTGAHGFVLGVNDLALELGARPGAERAWLAPVQAMVLAAARSRGMIALDGVCNDFNDDDRLRAECDAAAAMGYDGKSLIHPRQIDICNAAFSPGADEIAWAAKVRDAFASGDGGVTQVEGKMVEALHLTQAERILGMAR, from the coding sequence ATGAGCGATTTCCGCCCCCGCCGCAGCGTGCTGTTCCTGCCCGCGAGCAATGCGCGCGCAATGGAGAAGGCGCGCGGGCTGGCGGCGGACGTGGTGATCCTCGATCTGGAAGACGCGGTTGCGCCCGATGCGAAGGCCGCCGCGCGGGATGCCGCCGTGGCAGCGGCGCGTGAAGGATTTGGTGCGCGCGAATGCGTGATCCGGATCAATGCGGACGACGGCGACGACGTGGCGGCAGTCGCGTCGAGCGAGGCGGATGCGGTACTCGTGCCGAAGGTGCGTAGCGCCAGCGACGTCGCGCGATACCGCGCAGCGCTGGGCGACAAGCCCTTGTGGCTGATGATCGAAACCTGCGAGGCGCTCGGGCGACTACAGGATATCGCGGACACCGGCGCGCATGGGTTCGTCCTCGGCGTCAACGACCTTGCGCTCGAACTCGGCGCACGACCGGGGGCGGAGCGCGCGTGGCTGGCGCCGGTGCAGGCGATGGTGCTGGCCGCCGCGCGGTCGCGCGGAATGATCGCGCTCGACGGCGTCTGCAACGATTTCAACGACGACGATCGGCTGCGCGCGGAATGCGATGCGGCTGCGGCGATGGGCTATGACGGCAAATCGCTGATCCATCCGCGCCAGATCGATATCTGCAATGCGGCGTTCAGCCCCGGCGCCGATGAAATCGCCTGGGCGGCCAAAGTGCGCGATGCGTTCGCCAGTGGCGACGGCGGCGTAACCCAGGTCGAGGGCAAGATGGTCGAGGCGCTCCATCTGACGCAGGCCGAACGGATTTTGGGGATGGCACGATGA
- a CDS encoding acyl-CoA dehydrogenase — MAGMGHFDWADPFLLEDQLTEDERMVRDTARAYAQDKLAPRVIDAFANETSDPAIFREMGQLGLLGPTIPEEYGGVGASYVAYGLVAREVERIDSGYRSMMSVQSSLVMFPIYEYGSEEQRRKYLPKLATGEYIGAFGLTEPDAGSDPGSMTTRATKTATGYSISGAKTWISNSPIADVFVIWAKSDAHGGGIRGFVLEKGMKGLETPKIEGKLSLRASITGMVLMDEVEVGEDALLPEVQGLKGPFGCLNRARYGISWGSMGAAEFCMHAARQYGLDRKQFSVPLASKQLYQKKLADMETEIALGLQASLRVGRLMDEGKFAPEMISIIKRNNVGKALDIARAARDMHGGNGISGEYQVMRHLMNLETVNTYEGAHDVHALILGRAITGIAAF, encoded by the coding sequence ATGGCCGGCATGGGGCATTTCGACTGGGCGGACCCGTTCCTGCTCGAGGATCAGCTGACCGAGGACGAGCGGATGGTGCGCGACACCGCGCGTGCCTATGCGCAGGACAAACTCGCGCCGCGCGTGATTGACGCGTTCGCCAACGAGACCAGCGATCCGGCGATTTTCCGCGAGATGGGGCAGCTCGGGCTGCTTGGCCCGACGATCCCGGAGGAATATGGCGGGGTCGGCGCGAGCTACGTCGCCTACGGCCTGGTCGCGCGGGAGGTCGAGCGGATCGACAGCGGCTATCGCTCGATGATGTCGGTGCAATCGAGCCTCGTGATGTTCCCGATCTACGAATACGGATCCGAGGAGCAGCGCCGCAAATACCTGCCTAAGCTCGCGACCGGTGAATATATCGGCGCGTTCGGACTGACCGAGCCGGACGCCGGCTCCGACCCCGGCAGCATGACGACGCGCGCGACCAAGACCGCGACCGGCTATTCGATTTCGGGCGCGAAGACGTGGATCAGCAACTCTCCGATCGCCGACGTATTCGTGATCTGGGCGAAGTCCGACGCGCATGGCGGCGGCATTCGCGGGTTCGTGCTCGAAAAAGGCATGAAGGGGCTCGAGACGCCGAAGATTGAAGGCAAGCTGAGCTTGCGCGCATCGATCACCGGCATGGTGCTGATGGACGAGGTCGAGGTCGGCGAGGACGCGCTGCTGCCCGAGGTGCAGGGGTTGAAGGGGCCGTTCGGCTGTCTCAACCGCGCGCGCTACGGGATCAGCTGGGGCAGCATGGGCGCGGCGGAGTTCTGCATGCATGCCGCGCGGCAATACGGGCTCGACCGCAAGCAATTCAGCGTGCCGCTCGCCAGCAAGCAACTCTACCAGAAGAAACTCGCCGACATGGAAACCGAGATCGCGCTTGGACTGCAGGCGTCTCTCCGCGTCGGTCGCCTGATGGACGAGGGCAAGTTCGCGCCGGAGATGATCTCGATCATCAAGCGCAACAATGTCGGCAAGGCACTCGATATAGCCCGCGCCGCCCGCGACATGCATGGCGGCAACGGGATTTCGGGCGAGTATCAGGTGATG